The nucleotide window GGAGGCGACCCATGTGAAAAAGCCTCGTCGCCCAACTCCTTGCGTTTGTGGACTGCCTGCTCACGCACCAGTCGAGCGTCTGTCTTGTCTTTGACATCCCCAGCCATGCAGCATCCTGACTTTTCTTTGTTACGTAACGGAATGCTAGCAAAGATAGGTGGTTACGGCAATTGCAACCTATATGCGCGTCAAGGTTGCCGCGCATCTGTCTAAAGGCAAACAGGGCACCATTCACGCTTGGCGTTGGCCGTTAGAGTGTATTTTTAGGCGTCCAGCACACTCAAGACGTCTTGTCCGGAAGCTTGAGGAGACAAGGCGTAATAGTCGGTCTCAAGCTTGAGAGCGTCGGCAAGGCGTTGATTGTAGTCGGCCTGCGAAACTTCCTGCGTACCAAATTTGTTCAGATGATCGGTCACAAATTGTGTGTCGAGCAGGGAGTAGCCGCCAACAATCAGACGGGCGACCAAATGCGCAAGACAGACCTTCGAAGCATCAGACTTGAAGGTAAACATGCTTTCGCCGAAAAAAGCGCCGTTCAGGCTCACACCATAGAGCCCGCCAACAAGTTGACCGTCCTGCCAGGCCTCGACCGTGTGGCAATACCCCATGTCGAAAAGCTCGCCGTAAAGCCTTCGAATTTCGCGATTGATCCAGGTCTTGTCGCGGTTTGGCTGAGGTGTTGCACAGCCGTCGATAATGCCCTGGAAATCCGTACTGACACGAATTTCGAAAACGTCGTTTCGAATGGTTCTGCGCAAGCGTTTGGGAAGATGGAAATTGTCCAGCGGCAAGACACCGCGCCGTTCCGGCTCAAGCCAGAACAGGCCGGGATCGTCGGCTGATTCAGCCATGGGAAACAGACCGCAGGCATAGGCCTTCAGCAGTACCTGTGGCGTAATTTCCATAACGATGTCGTCTTTGTAACCTGCCATAAGGCCTCACTGTCCCTGTGGCGGCGATGTTGGCTCGCCGCCTGGTCGGTCAGCTGGACTTATTCTCCAGGTGCTTCTCGAGCCAGTGAATGTCGTACTGACCGTTGGCTATGTCCTGATTGTCCACCAAATCGCGGAAAAGCGGAATAGTCGACTTGATTTCGTCAACGACAAATTCATCCAGGCACCGACGCAGACGCATCATGCATTCGACACGATTGCGACCGTGCACGATCAGCTTGCCAATCAAACTGTCGTAATAAGGCGGGATCTTGTAGCCCTGATAGACACCAGAATCGACGCGAACGCCCAAGCCGCCGGGCGGATGATAATAGGTAATTGTCCCTGGAGACGGCGTGAAGTTGACCGGGTCTTCGGCGTTGATACGGCACTCGATT belongs to Roseibium porphyridii and includes:
- the aat gene encoding leucyl/phenylalanyl-tRNA--protein transferase; this translates as MAGYKDDIVMEITPQVLLKAYACGLFPMAESADDPGLFWLEPERRGVLPLDNFHLPKRLRRTIRNDVFEIRVSTDFQGIIDGCATPQPNRDKTWINREIRRLYGELFDMGYCHTVEAWQDGQLVGGLYGVSLNGAFFGESMFTFKSDASKVCLAHLVARLIVGGYSLLDTQFVTDHLNKFGTQEVSQADYNQRLADALKLETDYYALSPQASGQDVLSVLDA